In Fusarium oxysporum Fo47 chromosome XI, complete sequence, the following are encoded in one genomic region:
- a CDS encoding uncharacterized protein (expressed protein) has translation MLSTSTKRAAALSSHHSLSLYRRYGSTATQPTIPLIINGQQVHGSESSPVISPLTGKEVWSFSCASKHQVQEASRTKVSYRRDIFLKAAEIMEKRLDELGGYMHHELGANKFY, from the exons ATGCTGTCAACATCCACCAAACGGGCAGCTGCCCTTTCAAGCCACCATTCCCTATCGCTTTATAGACGATATGGAAGCACAGCGACCCAGCCTACGATTCCGCTCATAATCAATGGCCAGCAGGTGCATGGTTCTGAATCTTCCCCCGTTATCAGCCCTTTGACTGGTAAAGAAGTATGGTCTTTCTCTTGTGCCAGCAAGCATCAGGTGCAGGAAGCT TCTCGAACCAAAGTTTCCTATCGACGCGATATATTTCTCAAAGCCGCTGAGATAATGGAAAAAAGGCTTGATGAGCTCGGCGGATATATGCATCACGAGCTAGGCGCCAATAAATTTTACTAA
- a CDS encoding Endonuclease/exonuclease/phosphatase: MEMRKPTSSIPWQTDRPWKQFFYVWSPETSRWQGIQSSQSSSDKSNLMKLAVYSWNIDFMLPHGEARMNAALKHLEELTRQHRLDNDTAVAINLQECVPLDLETIGEKDWIRDSFYCTDIDTSAWASGAYGTASLIDRRLEISSCFRVHYSATQMERDALFIDVSVLPGGQKVRLCNTHLESLVLEPPMRPAQMRLIATYLHAEGIAGAVVTGDFNAIQPFDRSLHSDNDLEDAYLELGGQEGDGRSADNGAYTWGQQALPELRLLYGCSRMDKVFFCGDSLRLQGFERFGADVEPDQEEEEVRKELLSIGFERPWVTDHLGVKATFEIVA, translated from the coding sequence ATGGAAATGAGGAAGCCAACGTCCTCAATTCCGTGGCAAACTGATCGACCATGGAAGCAATTCTTCTATGTATGGAGCCCAGAAACAAGTAGATGGCAGGGTATTCAATCATCACAGTCGTCGTCCGACAAGTCCAATTTAATGAAGCTGGCGGTGTACAGCTGGAACATCGACTTTATGCTGCCTCATGGCGAGGCTCGCATGAACGCTGCTCTGAAGCACCTGGAGGAGCTTACTCGCCAGCATCGACTTGATAATGATACAGCGGTTGCTATCAACCTCCAAGAGTGTGTACCGTTGGATTTGGAGACTATCGGTGAAAAGGATTGGATCCGGGACAGCTTTTACTGCACAGACATCGATACCTCGGCTTGGGCTTCTGGCGCGTATGGCACCGCTTCCTTGATAGACCGCCGGCTCGAGATATCATCTTGCTTTCGAGTGCACTACTCGGCTACCCAAATGGAACGAGACGCACTATTCATTGATGTTTCGGTGTTACCAGGGGGACAAAAGGTACGGTTGTGCAATACACACCTCGAGTCTCTTGTACTGGAGCCACCCATGCGCCCAGCACAGATGCGTCTTATCGCGACTTACTTGCACGCTGAAGGTATCGCTGGTGCCGTCGTTACAGGCGATTTCAACGCCATTCAGCCATTTGACAGGTCTCTCCACTCAGACAACGACCTTGAAGATGCATACTTGGAACTCGGCGGCCAAGAGGGCGATGGAAGGAGTGCTGATAATGGGGCATATACGTGGGGGCAACAAGCTTTACCTGAGCTTCGTCTACTATATGGCTGTTCACGCATGGATAAAGTGTTTTTCTGTGGCGACAGCCTCAGACTTCAAGGATTTGAGAGATTTGGTGCTGATGTGGAAccagaccaagaagaagaagaagttcgaAAGGAATTGCTTTCTATTGGGTTTGAAAGGCCGTGGGTTACCGACCATCTTGGCGTAAAGGCGACCTTTGAGATCGTTGCTTGA
- a CDS encoding Aldehyde/histidinol dehydrogenase has protein sequence MSTERILVDKSILSEFQERLSEAIRKLFGAADDTPAVVTAALATHNRGLIQDAISKGIQPLKIFEDKHAYKTDTKMRPVVLGNIKKDMDLYATELLGPSLADGLESGAVHINSMTVHDEYSLPHGGVKDSGFGRFNGYQGLDEFLYFKSVTWMD, from the exons ATGTCTACGGAGCGTATCCTGGTTGACAAATCTATCTTATCTGAGTTTCAGGAACGTCTTAGTGAAGCAATTAGAAAGCTTTTCGGTGCCGCGGATGACACACCTGCCGTCGTGACTGCAGCCTTAGCCACTCATAACCGGGGCCTTATTCAAGACGCTATATCCAAAGGCATACAACCACTGAAGATTTTTGAGGATAAGCATGCTTATAAGACAGATACAAAAATGAGACCTGTGGTCCTTGGCAATATTAAAAAGGACATGGACCTATATGCAACAGAGTTACTTGGCCCTAGT CTGGCCGATGGCTTGGAGTCAGGGGCCGTACACATTAATTCTATGACGGTGCATGATGAATACTCTCTCCCCCATGGAGGTGTGAAGGATAGTGGATTTGGTCGTTTTAACGGTTACCAGGGATTGGACGAGTTTCTTTACTTTAAGTCGGTTACTTGGATGGATTGA
- a CDS encoding acyl transferase domain-containing protein gives MYGAGQGPQTGISTPRSSASFRPLTLSHGSLETSFLIPTNLHFHASQLKDKFVATLPEATDELAQDDEPSSVPDLVARYLGLIAHEVDEGEDDEQGSYEEVLKLVLNEFERNFLRGNEAHAIAASLPGIESKKLDFIRSYYTARAVCNRPISLTLQPFSEQLGDGDAEIYTIFGGQGNIEEYFDELREIFKTYSSFVGDLITRSAELLQTLSKNPKAEKMFPKGLDIMNWLHHQDSTPDVDYLISAPVSFPLIGLVQLAHYEVTCKVLGVHPGMLRERITGSTGHSQGIVMAAATAAADSWDSWRYITSSVLTMLFWIGTRSQQAFPITSMTPNMLRKPQDHGEGAPTPMLSIRDLPQAELQKHIDATNQYLPEDRHVSISLLNSPRNLVVTGPPTSLYGLHAQLRKIKAPIGLDQSRIPFTERKVRFANQFLPVTAPFHSKYLGEATAMIDEDLKDISIDSSDLGIAVFDTNTGKDLREEVKGNIVPALVRLITRDPVNWEKATVFPGATHILDFGPGGDSGLGALTSRNKEGTGVCVILAGTVDGAMSDIGYKAELFDRDEENAVQYAIDWVEEFGPKLVTNKSGRIYVDTKMSRFLGLPPIIVAGMTPTTVSWDFVTATMDAGYHIELSGGGYFNSLMMTDAITKIEKAIPAGRGISVNLIYVNPRAMAWQIPLIGKLRSEGVPIEGLTIGAGVPSMEVAQEYIETLGLKHISFKPGSVDAIQSVINIARANPHFPIMLQWTGGRGGGHHSFEDFHQPILQMYGRIRRQENIILVAGSGFGGVDDTYPYITGEWAKKYGYPPMPFDGCLFGSRMMVAKEAHTSNDVKEAIVAAPGLEDSDWEQTYKGPAGGVLTVRSEMGEPMHKLATRGVRFWAEMDQKIFSLPKQKRVTELNRNKDYIIKKLNDDYQKVWFGRNKEGNAVDLADMTYAEVLRRLVELLYIGHQSRWIHHSYAFLVGDYIHRLEERLASTPGKVSLLQSYSELNEPFEVTDRILTAYPEAETQILNAQDVQHFLILCRRPAQKPVNFIPVLDENFEFYFKKDSLWQSEDLDAVVGQDVGRTCILQGPAAAKFSTQIDQPIQSILDSIHESHVEYLIRDLYNNNKAAIPYIEYFGGKLVDPEMPQDVEGLTVTYDNYKNTYRLSSSAAATLPKLDSWLSLVAGPNRNWRHALLMADVVAQGQKFQANPIRCIFTPSRGLFVEISYPNDPSRTTIVVREQPRHNQYIDVIEVKLIGENKIQVNMIKETTALGKPAALPLEFTYHPEAGYSPIREVMEGRNDRIKEFYWKAWFGEEPLDLDADVTAKFDGGKTTITGEAINDFVHAVGNHGEAFVDRPGKTVYAPMDFAIVIGWKAITKPIFPRTIDGDLLKLVHLSNQFRMIPGAEPLKKGDEVSTTAQINAVINQEAGKMVEVCGTLVRDGKPVMEVTSQFLYRGTYTDYENTFQRKVETPIQVHLATTRDVAILRSKQWFSIDELPQNIDLLGQTLTFRLQSLVRYKNKTVFSSIETRGQVLLELPTKEIIQVGSVDYETGESHGNPVVDYLERNGQPIDQPINFENPIPLSGMSPLALRAPSSNENYARVSGDYNPIHVSRVFSSYANLPGTITHGMYSSASVRSLIETWAAENNIGRVRSFHASLVGMVLPNDELEVKLQHTGMVSGRKIIKVEVRNKETEDKVLEGEAEVEQPVTAYVFTGQGSQEQGMGMELYASSPVAKEVWDRADKYLLDAYGFSITNIVKNNPKELTIHFGGPRGKAIRQNYMAMTFETVAADGSIKSEKIFKEINETTTSYIYRSPTGLLSATQFTQPALTLMEKASFEDMKAKGLVSNNSTFAGHSLGEYSALAALAEVMPIESLVSVVFYRGLTMQVAVERDAAGRSNYSMCAVNPSRISKTFNEAALQFIVDKIAEETGWLLEIVNYNIANMQYVCAGDLRALDTLAGVANFIKVQKIAIEEVKDNIEEVKGHLREIIRGCAEKTLAKPTPLELERGFATIPLRGIDVPFHSTFLRSGVKPFRSFLLKKINKTSIDPSKLVGKYIPNVTAKPFALTKEYFEDVYKLTNSPKIGAILANWDKYNQDEAATNGVESSDSSSGEYKASGRAA, from the exons ATGTACGGCGCCGGTCAAGGCCCTCAAACGGGCATTTCCACCCCCAGATCTAGCGCTTCTTTTCGGCCGTTGACTCTCTCCCACGGCTCTCTCGAGACCTCTTTTCTCATTCCCACCAACCTCCATTTCCACGCCTCTCAGTTGAAAGACAAGTTTGTCGCTACTCTTCCCGAAGCCACCGACGAGCTTGCCCAGGATGACGAGCCATCATCCGTTCCCGACCTGGTCGCCAGATACCTTGGCCTCATTGCTcacgaggttgatgagggtgaagatgaCGAGCAAGGCTCCTACGAGGAGGTTCTGAAGCTCGTTCTCAACGAGTTCGAGCGCAATTTCCTTCGTGGCAATGAAGCTCACGCCATTGCTGCCAGTTTGCCCGGTATTgagtccaagaagctcgactTCATCCGCAGCTACTACACCGCTCGTGCTGTGTGCAACCGACCGATCAGCCTCACGCTTCAGCCCTTTTCCGAGCAGCTAGGAGATGGTGACGCCGAAATCTACACAATTTTCGGCGGTCAGGGTAATATTGAGGAGTACTTCGATGAATTGCGAGAGATCTTCAAGACGTACTCAAGCTTTGTCGGTGATCTTATCACCCGCTCAGCTGAGCTGCTCCAGACTCTCtccaagaaccccaaggccgagaagatgTTCCCCAAGGGTCTTGATATCATGAACTGGCTTCATCACCAGGACTCTACTCCTGATGTCGATTATCTCATTTCGGCACCTGTCAGTTTCCCTCTTATCGGCCTTGTCCAGCTTGCCCATTATGAGGTGACATGTAAGGTTCTTGGTGTGCATCCTGGTATGCTGCGCGAGAGAATCACTGGTTCCACTGGTCACTCCCAAGGTATTGTCATGGCCGCTGCAACTGCCGCTGCCGACTCTTGGGACTCGTGGAGATACATTACCAGCTCTGTCCTTACCATGCTTTTCTGGATCGGAACACGAAGCCAACAGGCATTCCCCATCACCTCCATGACTCCTAATATGCTTCGTAAGCCACAGGACCACGGCGAGGGTGCTCCCACTCCCATGCTTAGCATTCGGGATCTTCCTCAGGCTGAGCTTCAGAAGCACATTGATGCGACTAACCAATACCTGCCCGAAGACCGCCACGTCAGCATCTCTCTCCTTAATAGCCCCCGAAACCTGGTTGTGACAGGACCTCCCACTTCTCTCTACGGCCTCCACGCCCAGCTTCGCAAGATCAAAGCTCCCATTGGTCTGGACCAGAGCCGAATTCCTTTCACTGAGAGAAAGGTTCGCTTTGCCAACCAATTCCTGCCTGTCACTGCACCCTTCCATAGCAAGTACCTCGGAGAGGCTACTGCTATGATTGACGAGGATCTCAAGGACATCTCAATCGATTCCAGCGACCTTGGCATTGCCGTGTTCGACACCAACACTGGCAAGGATCTTCGAGAGGAAGTTAAGGGCAACATTGTCCCTGCCCTTGTCCGCTTGATCACTCGTGACCCCGTCAACTGGGAGAAGGCCACTGTCTTCCCGGGTGCCACTCACATTCTGGACTTCGGTCCTGGTGGTGATTCCGGTCTTGGTGCTCTGACTAGCCGAAACAAAGAGGGCACTGGCGTGTGTGTCATCTTGGCTGGTACTGTCGATGGTGCCATGAGCGACATCGGCTACAAGGCAGAGCTCTTTGACAGAGATGAGGAGAACGCTGTCCAGTATGCCATTGATTGGGTTGAGGAATTCGGGCCCAAGCTCGTGACGAACAAGAGCGGCCGAATATACGTGGACACCAAGATGAGCCGTTTCCTTGGTCTCCCTCCAATCATTGTCGCTGGTATGACTCCTACCACTGTTTCGTGGGACTTCGTTACCGCTACTATGGACGCTGGATACCACATTGAGCTTTCGGGTGGTGGTTACTTCAATAGTTTGATGATGACCGATGcaatcaccaagatcgagaaggcTATTCCCGCTGGTCGTGGTATTTCTGTCAACTTGATCTACGTCAACCCTCGTGCCATGGCTTGGCAGATTCCCCTAATCGGCAAGCTTCGATCCGAGGGCGTTCCCATTGAGGGTCTCACAATCGGTGCTGGTGTTCCCTCTATGGAGGTTGCCCAGGAGTATATCGAGACCCTAGGCCTTAAGCACATCAGTTTCAAGCCCGGCTCTGTCGATGCTATCCAGTCTGTTATCAACATCGCCAGGGCCAACCCCCACTTTCCCATTATGCTCCAGTGGACTGGTGGCCGCGGTGGTGGTCATCACTCTTTCGAGGATTTCCACCAGCCTATCCTTCAGATGTATGGCCGTATTCGACGGCAGGAGAACATCATCCTTGTTGCCGGTAGTGGTTTCGGTGGTGTGGATGACACCTATCCCTACATCACTGGTGAATGGGCCAAGAAGTATGGCTACCCTCCCATGCCTTTCGATGGTTGCTTGTTCGGTAGCCGCATGATGGTTGCCAAAGAGGCTCACACCAGTAATGACGTGAAAGAGGCTATTGTTGCCGCCCCTGGCCTCGAGGACAGCGATTGGGAGCAAACCTATAAAGGACCTGCTGGTGGGGTTCTTACCGTTCGCTCTGAGATGGGTGAGCCCATGCACAAACTCGCTACTCGTGGAGTCCGCTTCTGGGCCGAGATGGACCAGAAGATCTTCAGCCTACCCAAGCAAAAGAGGGTTACCGAACTCAACAGGAACAAGGACTATATCATTAAGAAGCTTAATGATGATTACCAGAAGGTCTGGTTCGGTCGCAACAAAGAGGGTAATGCTGTCGATCTGGCCGACATGACGTATGCTGAGGTTCTGCGACGTCTGGTCGAGCTCCTCTACATCGGGCACCAGTCCCGCTGGATCCACCACTCCTACGCCTTCCTCGTCGGTGACTACATTCATCGTCTCGAGGAGCGATTAGCTTCCACACCTGGCAAGGTATCTCTCCTTCAGAGTTACTCCGAGCTCAACGAGCCTTTCGAGGTGACCGACCGTATCCTTACCGCTTACCCTGAGGCTGAGACCCAGATCTTGAATGCCCAGGACGTTCAGCACTTCCTGATCTTATGCAGGCGACCCGCTCAGAAACCTGTCAACTTCATCCCTGTCCTTGACGAGAACTTCGAGTTCTACTTTAAGAAGGACTCTCTCTGGCAGTCCGAGGATTtggatgctgttgttggccAAGACGTTGGCCGAACATGTATTCTCCAGGGTCCTGCCGCTGCCAAGTTCTCGACTCAGATTGATCAGCCCATCCAGTCTATTCTCGACAGTATCCATGAGTCTCACGTGGAATACCTGATTCGGGATCTATATAACAATAACAAGGCTGCCATCCCCTACATCGAGTACTTTGGTGGTAAGCTTGTTGACCCCGAGATGCCTCAAGACGTCGAGGGCTTGACTGTAACCTACGACAACTACAAGAACACCTACCGCCTGTCATCGTCTGCCGCTGCCACTCTCCCTAAGCTTGACTCTTGGTTGTCTCTGGTCGCTGGCCCCAACCGTAACTGGCGTCACGCTCTGCTTATGGCCGATGTTGTTGCCCAGGGCCAGAAGTTTCAGGCCAACCCTATCCGATGCATTTTTACTCCTTCTCGTGGTCTGTTTGTTGAGATCTCTTACCCTAATGATCCTTCCAGGACTACCATTGTTGTTCGTGAGCAGCCCCGTCACAACCAGTACATCGATGTCATCGAGGTTAAGCTCATTGGTGAGAACAAGATCCAGGTCAACATGATCAAGGAGACCACTGCTCTCGGCAAGCCTGCTGCTCTGCCTTTGGAGTTCACCTACCATCCGGAGGCTGGATACTCTCCTATCCGTGAGGTTATGGAGGGTCGCAACGACCGCATCAAGGAGTTTTACTGGAAGGCGTGGTTCGGCGAGGAGCCCCTCGACCTCGACGCTGATGTCACTGCTAAGTTCGATGGTGGTAAGACTACCATCACTGGCGAGGCCATCAACGACTTCGTGCACGCTGTTGGCAACCACGGTGAGGCTTTTGTCGACCGACCTGGTAAGACTGTCTATGCTCCCATGGACTTTGCAATTGTTATTGGCTGGAAGGCCATTACCAAGCCTATCTTCCCTCGCACCATTGATGGTGACCTTCTGAAGCTTGTCCATCTTTCCAACCAGTTCCGCATGATCCCCGGCGCAGAACCTCTCAAGAAGGGTGACGAGGTCTCCACTACTGCCCAGATCAACGCCGTCATCAACCAGGAGGCTGGCAAGATGGTTGAGGTCTGTGGTACACTCGTTCGTGATGGAAAGCCTGTCATGGAGGTCACTTCTCAGTTCTTGTACCGTGGTACCTATACTGACTACGAGAACACCTTCCAGCGAAAGGTTGAAACTCCCATTCAGGTTCACCTCGCCACCACACGGGATGTTGCTATCCTTCGCTCCAAGCAGTGGTTCTCTATCGACGAGCTTCCTCAGAACATTGACCTGCTCGGTCAGACTCTGACTTTCCGCCTCCAGAGCTTGGTTCGctacaagaacaagactgtTTTCAGCAGTATCGAGACCCGAGGCCAGGTTCTGCTCGAGCTCCCCACTAAGGAGATCATCCAGGTCGGCAGCGTTGACTACGAGACTGGAGAGTCTCACGGCAACCCCGTTGTCGACTACCTTGAGCGCAATGGCCAGCCTATCGACCAGCCCATCAACTTCGAGAACCCCATCCCTCTCAGTGGCATGTCTCCTCTCGCCCTTCGAGCCCCTTCCTCCAACGAGAACTACGCTCGCGTGTCTGGTGACTACAACCCCATCCACGTCTCTCGTGTATTCTCCAGCTATGCCAACCTCCCTGGCACCATCACCCACGGCATGTACTCTAGTGCATCCGTACGAAGCCTGATCGAGACCTGGGCCGCTGAGAACAACATTGGCCGTGTCCGAAGCTTCCATGCCTCACTTGTCGGCATGGTTTTGCCTAACGATGAGCTCGAGGTCAAGCTCCAGCACACTGGCATGGTTTCTGGccgcaagatcatcaaggttgaggTCCGCAACAAGGAGACCGAAGATAAGGTTCTCGAGGGTGAGGCTGAGGTCGAACAACCTGTGACTGCATATGTCTTCACTGGACAGGGCTCCCAGGAGCAAGGTATGGGTATGGAGTTGTATGCCAGCAGCCCCGTTGCCAAGGAGGTCTGGGACCGCGCTGACAAGTACCTCCTCGATGCTTACG GtttctccatcaccaacattgTCAAGAACAACCCCAAGGAGCTCACCATTCACTTTGGTGGGCCTCGTGGCAAGGCTATCCGCCAGAACTACATGGCGATGACTTTCGAGACTGTCGCTGCGGATGGTAGCATCAAGTCTGAGAAAATCTTCAAGGAGATTAACGAGACCACTACCTCATACATCTACCGTTCACCTACTGGCCTTCTCTCGGCCACGCAGTTCACCCAGCCTGCCCTTACCCTCATGGAGAAGGCCAGCTTCGAGGATATGAAGGCCAAGGGACTTGTgtccaacaacagcacctTCGCTGGTCATTCTCTCGGCGAATACTCGGCCCTTGCTGCCCTTGCTGAGGTCATGCCAATTGAGAGTTTGGTATCCGTTGTGTTCTACCGTGGTCTCACCATGCAGGTTGCCGTCGAGCGTGATGCTGCTGGCCGATCTAACTACTCCATGTGTGCTGTCAACCCCAGCCGCATCAGCAAGACCTTCAACGAGGCTGCTCTCCAGTTTATTGTTGACAAAATTGCCGAGGAGACTGGCTGGCTCCTTGAGATTGTCAACTACAACATTGCCAACATGCAGTACGTGTGCGCTGGTGACCTGCGTGCGCTCGACACTCTTGCCGGTGTGGCCAACTTTATCAAGGTCCAGAAGATCGCCATTGAAGAAGTCAAGGACAACATTGAGGAGGTCAAGGGACACCTCCGCGAGATCATTCGTGGCTGTGCTGAGAAGACGCTTGCCAAGCCCACTCCTCTTGAGCTGGAGCGTGGCTTTGCTACAATCCCCCTCCGTGGTATCGATGTGCCCTTCCACTCGACCTTCCTTCGGTCTGGTGTCAAACCCTTCCGATCTTTcttgctcaagaagatcaacaagacATCTATCGATCCCTCCAAGCTGGTCGGAAAGTACATCCCCAACGTGACGGCCAAGCCGTTCGCGCTGACCAAGGAGTACTTTGAGGATGTGTACAAGCTGACCAATTCGCCTAAGATTGGTGCTATTTTAGCCAACTGGGACAAGTATAACCAGGACGAGGCCGCTACCAACGGTGTTGAGAGTAGCGACAGCTCCAGTGGCGAGTACAAGGCCTCAGGCCGAGCTGCTTAA
- a CDS encoding copper amine oxidase — translation MSSPPHPFDPLSPQEIQAAIAIVKKAHENVKFNVVSLEEPRKAEMTAWLKDQHNARRPSRVADVVVIGPTGTVYQGSVGLETPKITEWKQVDGAQPIITPEELAAVEHGCRKDSKVIEQCVISGIAKEDIHKVYCDPWTIGYDERFGSGRRLQQALMYYRPEVDNCQYQYPLDFCPIWDPINETVVAIDIPKIRRPLIKSPPLDYHHLAIQHQGGYRNNLKPINITQPEGVSFKVTGRELEWQNWKFHVGFNYREGLVFNNITFNDKGNVRPIFYRMSIAEMVVPYGNPEHPHQRKHAFDLGEYGAGYLTNSLALGCDCKGAIHYLDAYFSTQSGSIRKVKNAICIHEEDDGILFKHTDFRDDSTIVTRARRLIVQQVFTAANYEYAIAWVFHQDGTIQPDIKLTGILNTYVMYPGEDTKGWGTEVHRGINAHNHQHLFCLRVNPNLDGPSNSVQMIDAVASDAPVGSPENFYGNAFYAKRTKLETTAQAMTDYNGSTSRSWDIINENKLNPHSGKPVSYKIVSREVPGLLPKEGSLVWKRAAFARHAVHVTRYHDDQLWVAGDHVPQTSGEPSKGIAEWVGDGTESITNTDIVLWHTFGITHFPSPEDYPIMPREPVTLLLRPRHFFSCNPVLDVPPSYSVTPSQVEVKGKGALDETDRISKLALGGSRL, via the exons ATGTCCTCCCCCCCTCACCCTTTCGACCCCCTCTCTCCACAAGAGATTCAGGCTGCTATTGCCATCGTCAAGAAAGCACATGAAAATGTCAAGTTCAACGTAGTCTCGTTGGAAGAGCCCCGTAAAGCCGAGATGACGGCTTGGCTCAAGGACCAACATAATGCTCGTCGGCCCAGTCGTGTTGCCGATGTGGTTGTCATTGGACCTACTGGCACGGTCTATCAGGGTTCTGTGGGCCTTGAGACACCAAAGATCACTGAGTGGAAGCAAGTTGATGGAGCTCAGCCAATT ATTACTCCGGAAGAGTTGGCAGCTGTGGAACATGGCTGCCGTAAAGACTCCAAGGTCATCGAACAGTGTGTCATAAGCGGCAttgccaaagaagacatTCACAAAGTCTATTGCGATCCATGGACGATTGGTTACGACGAACGTTTTGGTAGTGGTAGACGTCTCCAGCAGGCCCTTATGTATTATCGACCTGAAGTGGACAACTGCCAATACCAGTACCCGCTCGACTTTTGTCCCATTTGGGACCCGATCAACGAAACGGTCGTTGCTATCGACATCCCCAAGATCCGCCGGCCCTTAATCAAGTCTCCCCCACTGGACTATCATCATCTCGCTATTCAGCACCAGGGAGGCTACAGGAATAACCTCAAGCCTATCAACATCACTCAGCCCGAAGGTGTATCCTTCAAGGTAACGGGGCGCGAGCTTGAGTGGCAGAACTGGAAGTTTCACGTTGGCTTCAACTATCGAGAGGGTCTTGTTTTTAATAACATTACCTTCAACGATAAAGGGAATGTTCGACCAATCTTCTACAGAATGTCTATTGCGGAAATGGTGGTGCCTTA TGGAAACCCTGAACACCCTCATCAGCGAAAGCATGCCTTTGACCTTGGCGAGTATGGTGCCGGTTATTTGACAAACAGCCTGGCCTTGGGCTGTGATTGCAAGGGAGCAATTCACTACCTTGATGCCTACTTTTCGACACAATCTGGAAGCATTCGAAAAGTCAAGAATGCAATTTGTATCCATGAGGAAGACGACGGTATCTTGTTCAAGCACACAGATTTCCGGGATGACTCGACCATTGTCACTCGCGCAAGGAGGTTGATCGTGCAGCAAGTTTTCACGGCTGCAAACTACGAGTATGCGATCGCG TGGGTCTTTCAT CAAGACGGTACCATCCAGCCTGACATCAAGCTGACTGGAATCCTTAACACCTATGTTATGTATCCGGGTGAGGATACCAAAGGATGGGGTACAGAGGTACACAGAG GCATCAACGCCCacaatcatcaacatcttttCTGCTTGCGTGTCAACCCCAATCTCGACGGGCCAAGCAATTCGGTACAGATGATCGATGCCGTCGCATCCGACGCTCCCGTCGGTAGTCCCGAGAACTTTTACGGCAACGCTTTCTACGCCAAGCGTACCAAGCTCGAAACAACTGCCCAGGCCATGACGGACTACAATGGATCTACCTCTAGATCCTGggacatcatcaacgagaACAAACTCAACCCTCACAGTGGCAAACCGGTGTCGTATAAGATTGTCAGCAGAGAGGTGCCAGGGTTGCTGCCCAAGGAGGGATCCCTTGTGTGGAAACGGGCTGCGTTCGCGAGGCATGCAGTTCATGTTACCAGAT ACCATGATGACCAACTCTGGGTCGCTGGCGATCACGTCCCTCAGACTTCTGGCGAGCCCTCGAAGGGAATCGCTGAGTGGGTTGGCGATGGTACTGAATCTATTACCAACACCGATATTGTCCTGTGGCATACCTTTGGCATCACTCACTTCCCATCTCCTGAGGATTACCCTATCATGCCTAGGGAGCCAGTCACGCTTCTTCTGCGGCCCCGCCATTTCTTTTCCTGTAACCCTGTTCTGGATGTACCACCATCATACTCTGTCACACCTAGTCAGGTGGAAGTCAAGGGTAAAGGGGCGTTGGATGAGACTGACCGTATCAGCAAGCTAGCTCTGGGAGGCTCCAGACTTTGA